One Plasmodium sp. gorilla clade G2 genome assembly, chromosome: 12 genomic window carries:
- a CDS encoding dihydrolipoyl dehydrogenase, mitochondrial, translating to MNSVIFRAQVFFQPLRRHFSTKKDYDVIVIGGGPGGYVCSIRCAQNKLNVLNVNNDKKLGGTCLNRGCIPSKSLLHISHNFYEAKTRFKECGILVDNVKLDIESMHKHKNKCMGNLSDGINFLYKKNNVNHIIGHGSLVDEHTVLIKTEKEEKKVTAERIVIATGSKPIEIPLKKLNDNNFHDADNVNDILEYDHEIIQNSDDILNFKKVPHSMSIIGGGVIGLEIGSVFSKLGSDVTIFEYNERLCGFLDADVSKVLQKTLEKIKMKFVFNTSVIGGNIENNQASLFAKNKKTNEIKKMTSDIVLICIGRKANFDNLNLHLLNIQLNKNKKIPVDEYFNVISQPTIKAIGDAIDGPMLAHKAEEEGYLLANMLYDELKNNNKKKAHINYDLVPSVIYTHPEVATVGYNEEKCKQLNMNFKSVSFPFAANSRSRTIDDYDGLIKLIVEKDTNRILGSQIIGNNASDLILPLSIYVSNNGSSKSLSKIIYAHPTFSEVIKEVALQSFDKPIHM from the exons ATGAACAGCGTTATTTTTAGAGCACAGGTTTTTTTTCAGCCATTGCGTAGACACTTCTCAACTAAGAAAGA CTATGATGTTATAGTAATTGGAGGAGGACCAGGTGGTTATGTATGCAGTATTCGATGTGctcaaaataaattaaatgttTTGAATGTAAACAACGACAAGAAATTAGGAGGTACGTGTTTAAATAGAGGATGCATTCCATCTAAAtctttattacatatttctCACAATTTTTATGAAGCAAAAACTCGGTTCAAAGAATGTGGTATATTAGTTGATAATGTTAAGTTGGATATAGAGAGTATgcataaacataaaaataagtgCATGGGTAATTTATCTGATggaattaattttttatataaaaagaataatgtGAATCATATTATAGGACATGGAAGTTTAGTAGATGAACATActgttttaataaaaacagaaaaagaagaaaagaaagtAACAGCTGAACGTATTGTTATAGCTACTGGATCAAAACCAATTGAAAtacctttaaaaaaattaaatgataataattttcatgATGCTGATAAtgttaatgatatattagaaTATGATCAtgaaataatacaaaattcagatgatattttaaattttaaaaaggtTCCTCATAGTATGTCTATTATTGGAGGTGGTGTTATAGGATTAGAAATTGGATCAGTATTTTCAAAACTTGGATCTGATGTTActatatttgaatataatgAACGTTTATGCGGTTTTCTTGATGCGGATGTAAGTAAGGTATTACAAAAAacattagaaaaaataaaaatgaaatttgTATTTAATACATCAGTAATAGGTggaaatatagaaaataaccAAGCTTCTTTATttgcaaaaaataaaaaaactaatgaaataaaaaaaatgacatcAGATATTGTACTTATATGTATTGGTAGGAAAGCtaattttgataatttaaatttacatttacttaatatacaattaaataaaaataaaaaaatacctgtagatgaatattttaatgtaATTTCACAACCTACTATTAAAGCCATTGGAGATGCTATAGATGGACCTATGTTAGCTCATAAAGCAGAAGAAGAAGGATATTTATTAGCTAATATGTTATATGacgaattaaaaaataataataaaaaaaaagcacATATTAATTATGATTTAGTTCCAAgtgttatatatacacatccTGAGGTAGCTACTGTAGgttataatgaagaaaaatgtAAACAACTTAATATGAATTTCAAATCCGTTAGTTTCCCTTTTGCTGCTAATAGTAGATCAAGAACAATAGATGATTATGATGGacttattaaattaattgtAGAAAAGGATACTAACAGAATTTTAGGTTCTCAAATTATAGGAAATAATGCTAGTGATTTAATCTTACCTTTGTCTATATATGTTAGTAATAATGGCTCATCTAAAAGTTTgagtaaaattatatatgccCATCCAACATTTTCAGAAGTAATCAAAGAGGTCGCTTTACAATCATTTGATAAACCTATACACATGTAA
- a CDS encoding phenylalanine--tRNA ligase, with amino-acid sequence MFFSFLICFIFVIIEFIESYKKIPQISDIYFRKLDKNYHIKDDIINYNRFKYVYKIKNHPLNEIKEEVLNFLKKKTSFYLVYNKCPLYYKDLCFKEILIKDTNETTSIKNNFFFSHDYLFIPQATSLFPYIYDLLKNNNTQQNNIQKCNDTINVNNYACNDNTANNVDVNKNIKKKKKDDYINKDIIENNNVHIINNSNILNKESDNFCIISNIFRKDNIDKLHFPFFNQIDIYFKITNELVHKKKQLVYFLCELLSTIFGNNYKWRIRKDSFDFTTHSLQAEVFHNNKWIEILGSGILKNKIIFNKKKNYEINDYLAVGIGLDRIAMIKWDIERIRDLYLYIYNTEKNLYSGEQHNQKDDKFSHHISNEIFNKNINEYVVNNKDDSYNYNNEKNYFLKNKKNENQNDKNQYDKNRHDKNKHENILLNSPKLEGQKLKHNLLTHIKQNVHIEQNTKNTNIIPDEVLYFSNLYNIKDEQRDLSFYSNEQWNNEDFIKNIMQLKNIKNLHFLKTVYLFDIFLNKQSNKTSYAYKFVYTPTTNIKEQHVFKNHVKELHEQIIKQITKMYNIIIR; translated from the exons ATGTTTTTTTCCTTCCTTATTTGTTtcatatttgttattattgaATTTATAgaaagttataaaaaaattccaCAGATcagtgatatatattttagaaaGCTTGATAagaattatcatataaaagatgatataataaattataatagatttaaatatgtttacaaaataaagaacCATCCactaaatgaaataaaagaagaggtattaaattttttaaaaaaaaaaacatctttttatttagtatataataaatgccCACTTTATTATAAGGATTTATGTTTTAAAGAAATACTTATAAAAGATACAAACGAAACAACttccataaaaaataatttttttttttctcatgattatttatttattcctcAAGCAACGTCTTTATTCCCATacatatatgatttattaaaaaataataacacacAACAgaataatattcaaaaatgTAATGATacaataaatgtaaataattatgCATGTAATGATAATACAGCTAATAATGttgatgtaaataaaaatataaaaaaaaaaaaaaaagatgattatattaataaagatatcattgaaaataataatgtacatataataaataattcaaacatattaaataaagaaagcgataatttttgtattatatcaaatatttttaggaaggataatattgataaattACATTTCCCTTTTTTTAATCAAATCGATAtctattttaaaataacaaaCGAATTagtacacaaaaaaaaacaacttgtatattttttgtgtGAATTATTATCTACCATTTTtggaaataattataaatggAGAATAAGAAAAGATTCTTTTGATTTTACTACACACTCATTACAAGCAGAAGTATTTCATAATAACAAATGGATAGAAATTTTAGGTAGtggaatattaaaaaataaaattattttcaacaaaaaaaaaaattatgaaatcaATGATTATCTAGCTGTAGGAATAGGATTAGATAGAATTGCTATGATAAAATGGGATATTGAAAGAATAAgagatttatatttatatatttataatacagAAAAAAATCTATATTCTGGAGAGCAACATAATCAAAAAGATGATAAATTTTCACACCATATATCAAATGAAATattcaataaaaatataaatgaatatgttGTTAACAATAAGGATGactcatataattataataatgaaaaaaattatttcttaaaaaataaaaaaaatgaaaaccaaaatgataaaaaccAATATGATAAGAACCGACATGATAAGAACAaacatgaaaatattttattaaattcacCAAAATTGGAAGgtcaaaaattaaaacataatttattaacacatataaaacaaaatgttCATATAGAACAAAAcacaaaaaatacaaatataataccTGATGAAGTTTTATACTTttcaaatttatataatataaaagatgaacAACGAGATTTATCTTTCTATTCAAATGAACAATGGAACAATGaagattttataaaaaatattatgcaattaaaaaatataaaaaatttacattttttaaaaacagtCTATCTTTTtgacatatttttaaataaacaatCAAACAAAACAAGTTATGCATATAAATTTGTTTATACGCCAACAACAAATATAAAG gAACAGcatgtttttaaaaatcaTGTAAAAGAATTAcatgaacaaataataaaacaaataacaaaaatgtacaatataattattagataa
- a CDS encoding cytochrome b5, putative — MVVKKLKVIDDKELKKLKTQSKSCIVINDLIYDVSSFYEHPGGYDLFKEYEGLDATDAFNSIGHSENAKNLMNSFLIGIKKNSKEYKKKEKTRIIENKIEYINYSDEEVKNEEKEPKESKPILIKKEEKTNYPVVAGIIILFGVAYYFLFLK; from the exons atggttgttaagaaattaaaagtaatagatgataaagaattaaaaaaacttAAAACCCAATCAAAAAGTTGTATTGTAATTaatgatttaatatatgatgtGAGTTCATTTTATGAGCATCCAGGTGGATATGATCTTTTTAAAGAATATGAAG gCCTTGATGCGACCGATGCGTTTAATTCCATTGGACATTCTGAGAACGCCAAAAATTTAATGAACAGTTTTTTGATtggaataaagaaaaattcaaaagaatataaaaaaaaagaaaaaacaagaattattgaaaataagatagaatatataaattattctgATGAGGAAGTAAAAAACGAAGAAAAAGAACCTAAAGAAAGCAAACCCATACTg attaaaaaagaagaaaaaactAATTACCCTGTCGTGGCTGGAATTATTATCCTTTTTGGAGttgcatattattttttgttcttaaaataa
- a CDS encoding 60 kDa chaperonin — MRMKRFGILLLVIFMICLKYGYSIKKKRSPNNKNRLFINKRLKYINSKIISRRKENYVKVKMTENKVKGKDIIYGNECRNELLKGILTVSDVVKLTLGPRGRNVLLEKEYGSPLIINDGVTIAKNISLKDRKKNNGVKLMQESTNISNDKAGDGTSSTALMTATITKKGIEQVNRNHNPIPIQRGIQLASKMIIEKIKSLSTPIKTYKDILNIATIASNNDVHMGQIIANAYDKLGKNAAIILDDNADINDKLEFTEGYNFDRGIINPYLLYNENKDYIEYSNVSTLITDQNIDNIQSILPILEIFAKNKQPLCIIADDFSNEVLQTLIINKLKGAIKVVPIRAPSFGDRRKDYLKDLCIVTNSKYISADVGLDLNNLHNNMSSFDNNYLSLLGSANTLIVKKDRTSLITKEEYKKEIDERINVLKKEYEETTSKYDKEKLNERIAALSGGIAKILIGGNSETEQKERKFKYEDATNAVKSAIDIGYVPGGGVTYLEIIKSNFIEEIHKKIEEDLQLGSNNEEKKYLELIGNLESEMELQKMGANIVVSSLDVITKQIADNAGVNGDNVVKIILNSKDKYGFGYDVNTNKFVNMVEKGIIDSTNVIISVIKNSCSIASMVLTTECMMVDHEKKDKGILDSSINSPNYLSKHRRSYKHKLHDDEDEDEEDEDDEEDEEDEEDEDDEDDEDDLDDDDDYDDEDEEDEEEDEEEDEDSMNDGYNYDE; from the exons atgaGAATGAAAAGATTTGGTATTTTGTTGCttgtaatatttatgatatgTTTGAAGTATGGATATAGTATTAAGAAAAAGCGCAGTCCTAATAACAAGAATAGgctttttataaataagagattgaaatatataaatagtaaGATTATAAgtagaagaaaagaaaattatgtaAAGGTAAAAATGACAGAAAATAAAGTGAAGGGTAAAGACATAATATATGGAAATGAATGTCgaaatgaattattaaaaggaATATTAACAGTATCAGATGTTGTGAAATTAACATTAGGTCCAAGAGGAAGAAATGTattattagaaaaagaaTATGGAAGtccattaataataaatgatggTGTAACCATagcaaaaaatatatcattaaaagatagaaagaaaaataatggTGTAAAATTAATGCAAGAAAGTActaatatatcaaatgatAAAGCAGGAGATGGTACAAGTTCAACAGCATTAATGACAGCAACAATTACAAAAAAAGGTATTGAACAAGTTAATAGAAATCATAATCCTATTCCTATACAAAGAGGTATACAACTTGCATCAAAAATGattattgaaaaaattaaatcttTATCTACAcctataaaaacatataaagatataCTTAATATAGCAACCATAGCAAGTAATAATGATGTACATATGGGACAAATTATTGCTAATGCATATGATAAATTAGGTAAAAATGCAGCCATCATATTAGATGATAATGCTGATATTAATGACAAATTAGAATTTACAGAAGGATATAATTTTGATAGAGGAATTATTAATCCATATCTtctatataatgaaaataaagattaTATTGAATATTCTAATGTATCCACTTTAATAACAGAtcaaaatatagataatatacaATCCATATTACCAATACTAGAAATATTTGCTAAAAATAAACAACCATTATGTATTATAGCTGATGATTTTAGTAATGAAGTCTTACAGACCTTGATCATAAACAAGTTAAAGGGTGCAATCAAAGTG gTTCCTATAAGAGCTCCATCTTTTGGTGATAGACGAAAAGACTATCTAAAAGATCTATGTATTGTAACTAACAGTAAATACATTAGTGCAGATGTAGGCTTGGATTTAAACAATTTGCATAACAATATGAGTAGctttgataataattatttgtcTTTATTAGGAAGTGCAAATACTTTAATAGTAAAAAAAGATAGAACAAGTTTGATAACAAAAgaggaatataaaaaagaaatagatgaacgtataaatgtattaaaaaaggaatatgaAGAAACTACTTCAAAATATGATAAGGAGAAATTAAATGAACGTATAGCTGCATTATCAGGTGGTATAGctaaaatattaataggTGGTAATTCAGAAACTgaacaaaaagaaagaaaatttaaatatgaagATGCAACAAATGCTGTAAAAAGTGCAATAGATATTGGATATGTACCAGGAGGTGGTGTAACTTATttagaaattataaaatcgAATTTCATAGaagaaatacataaaaaaattgaagaagATCTTCAATTAGGttcaaataatgaagaaaagaaatatctTGAACTAATAGGTAATTTAGAATCTGAAATGGAATTACAAAAAATGGGTGCTAATATAGTAGTTAGTAGCTTAGATGTAATAACGAAACAAATAGCTGACAATGCAGGAGTTAATGGAGATAATGTTgtcaaaattatattaaattcgAAAGATAAATATGGATTTGGATATGATGTTAATACAAACAAATTTGTTAATATGGTAGAAAAAGGAATAATTGATAGTACCAATGTTATTATAAGtgttattaaaaatagtTGTAGTATTGCTAGTATGGTATTAACTACTGAATGTATGATGGTAGatcatgaaaaaaaagataaaggtATTTTAGATTCTTCAATCAACTCACCAAATTATTTAAGTAAACATAGAAGATCTTATAAACATAAACTacatgatgatgaagatgaagatgaagaagatgaagacgatgaagaagatgaagaagatgaagaagatgaagatgatgaagatgatgaagatgatttggatgatgatgatgattatgatgatgaagatgaggaagatgaagaagaagatgaagaagaagatgaagatTCTATGAATGACGGATACAATTatgatgaataa
- a CDS encoding asparagine-rich protein, putative: protein MDETTRTQVEIIKQEHAFIKGNMQDDIKNEKKENATNSNGNGEGRYIFNLLDRLNNFKKLKLKTSENDGSVSKENKIMDNEIQQLSEVGGEQKDHNNDKLDKIIENDCQNIENEDSSILKDNQLNENNDNNSNNVCNLNCLKKKTPFDNDHNTIINNNESKEYINEESIIRNKNPYAESKLEKIEELFEEIKKQEDLFVDGLCEELLVSFDNLCSLLIDQIKDIKLGSKDIEIFLKGEIEKIKENNNILNRYLIKMQNEKNDMLFNMNDNMLNDIKISFYDIFEKMLNGEYKKEYEENIKEDKNKRIIYFILCKKQIIYILEELYKNVYKNRIKDETYINKLYNMNKFVYILNNVNNNSFNNIMIEKKNHIIVDNVENIKRETEQVESVLENVIENVLDDEEHSFDKKEKINKIMDRNFLDVNCVEKNDGMHESDVFENNHKLSNDTNISLESNISNKTNQINKLSLNKQISNCFSKDHNNNHNINLNNNNNNNETQFSLSTCLTESSFMDKKMKENNSKETNITNENPNVEDYSNDIINNNDNMNNVQADTENIKNMYANDNNFVKMDYNDQFNNHYTNNINSNNNNNNNNNNSDSNNNIYNNISNNIYNNVNNNIYHNMNNINNNISTNNITNNNNNNNNNNNNNNNISSNNQFVHTHFNNNLLNQYNDQFNITMNNHLNNQLTNQLNCNLNNELSKQLSNQFNNQVKSSLNNIVGSTNNLVNEYFSDMMVYISWVPKSARCQYPRELPKSAAERNKLNEYIVAKEQMLYILRVMGYEEIDNIYFHPPKGSHIKIKFKSMICMNNFLKTYKNTPDKWKEDMFRFFNIPLRSSISVRDLRIERAVPRSSAAEFKKMKKLNKSYQDLFLFKDNFNVCEENMDTLDNIEKLDFHYDTYNKNVILQNKNDIALNKLLNDDKNNLSNMKNANINIHDENYTTTNNNNNNNNNSNTNSNNNNNNNSNNNNNSNKNNNIILLDDHHHHNNNNNAVVNNSLSIPVSGINSYYAPAVNVHGFLGSNNAVMMNNTIINKTNNDLNNLCSSSTSAKNYMKDINNRLFVGTKIDNNTLNINTDHFNSNVMKNIHNTLTTTTTTTMINKNENDLMNYTNLNHNNTMFASRTSSARNNNNNININTNSNNNINSNNNNNNINSSNNNMYLLKNKNLNRNGSILSNLNFLNTNNNNNNINNNQNNNILSSSSVNLNNTNINNINSNTINNNTNLNSTNIMNNNLLNNNNMNNVNKDFLTNNFNLKKNTHYASLTSSGNNMNLLNEPYISYNNNNENINNMNGNNISGNNISGNNNMNGHTDKNVTYVNPLNNNTDINSKKENNLLLLNYKNSYLNNNNNNNGSNTFSNCGQRVNQLKCLNTYNNKLNEELLNEKYINNEDLKDDLKNLINIDFINDIDMEYEEKHTYNNEAFLTTTNSNLLQRHTYPKNFPSLNENTLLTVVSSTSNNNNMNKMREYQTTIDKFTYNNVMNCEEQNYMMNFNQTNDDDNNNNNNNNNNNNNIFQDDFTHTNLQLNSSNNNKLLHLSSFNSSTPTNGAIVLDDFNYYQDDKFNLHNNNKKNLFTNYYNSCEMASPNSNMKNNQNTTFNMDATINDNYTHLENIKRNHNNSSNINMNNMNNNNNNNNSLYRSTLNPKNFMNDLNLNNNYSNFDENFQGIKKNDDKMRDYDIIKVNDEDNKNFLSYPFHASSHIDTDQNFTNNYVNFF, encoded by the coding sequence atggaTGAGACAACCAGAACACAagttgaaataataaaacaggAGCATGCTTTTATAAAAGGAAATATGCaggatgatataaaaaatgagaagAAAGAAAATGCTACAAATAGTAATGGAAATGGAGAAGgtagatatatattcaacCTATTAGATcgtttaaataattttaaaaaattgaaattaaaaacatCAGAAAACGATGGAAGTGTATCTAAAGAGAATAAAATTATGGATAATGAGATACAACAATTGTCAGAAGTTGGAGGAGAACAAAAAGAccataataatgataaacttgataaaattattgaaaatgattgtcaaaatattgaaaatgaGGATTCAAGTATTTTAAAGGATAATCAATTGAATGAAAATAACGATAACAACAGTAATAATGTGTGCAACCTAaattgtttaaaaaaaaaaacacctTTTGATAATGACCATAACACAATTATTAACAATAATGAATCAAAAGAATACATTAATGAAGAATCAATTATTCGAAACAAGAACCCATATGCTGAATctaaattagaaaaaatagaagaactatttgaagaaataaaaaaacaagaaGATTTATTTGTTGATGGATTATGTGAAGAATTATTAGTATCATTCGATAATTTGTGTTCACTTCTTATTGACCAaattaaagatataaaacTTGGAAGTAAagatatagaaatatttttaaaaggaGAAATCGAGAAAATAAaagagaataataatatattaaatagatatttaattaaaatgcagaatgaaaagaatgatatgttatttaatatgaatgataacatgttgaatgatataaaaatatctttttatgatatttttgaaaaaatgttaaatggtgaatataaaaaagaatatgaagaaaatataaaagaagataaaaataaaagaattatatattttattttatgtaagaagcaaattatttatattttagaggagttatataaaaatgtttataaGAACAGAATAAAGgatgaaacatatataaataaattatataatatgaataaatttgtttatatattaaataatgtaaataacaattcttttaataatattatgattgAAAAGAAGAATCATATTATTGTAGATAatgttgaaaatataaaaagagaaaCTGAACAAGTTGAGAGTGTTTTAGAAAATGTTATTGAAAATGTTTTAGATGATGAAGAACATTCATTtgataaaaaggaaaaaataaataagataATGGACAGAAATTTTCTTGATGTTAATTGtgttgaaaaaaatgatggtATGCATGAATCAGATGTATTtgaaaataatcataaattAAGTAATGATACAAATATTAGTTTAGAAAGTAATATAAGTAATAAAACGAATCAGATAAATAAGTTGAGTTTAAATAAACAGATATCTAACTGTTTTAGTAaggatcataataataatcataatataaatcttaataataataataataataatgaaacacAATTTAGTTTGTCTACATGTTTAACAGAATCATCTTTTAtggataaaaaaatgaaagaaaataattcaaaagaaacaaatattACTAATGAAAATCCAAATGTAGAAGACTATTcgaatgatattataaataataatgataatatgaataatgttCAAGCTGATactgaaaatataaaaaatatgtatgcaaatgataataattttgtgaAAATGGATTATAATGACCAGTTTAATAATCACtacacaaataatataaacagtaataataataataataataataataataatagtgatagtaataataatatatacaataatattagcaataatatatacaataatgttaacaataatatatatcataatatgaacaatattaataataatattagcaCCAATAATATTaccaataataataataataataataataataataataataataacaatattagTAGCAATAATCAATTTGTTCATAcccattttaataataatctaCTTAATCAATATAATGATCaatttaatattacaatgaataatcatttaaataatcaaCTAACGAATCAATTGAAttgtaatttaaataatgaacTATCAAAACAACTTTCTAATCAATTTAATAATCAAGTAAAGAgttctttaaataatatagtaGGAAGTACAAATAATTTAGTGAATGAATATTTTAGTGATATGATGGTTTATATTTCTTGGGTACCTAAAAGTGCTAGATGTCAATATCCTAGAGAATTACCAAAGAGTGCAGCTGAAAGAAATAAACTAAATGAATATATCGTAGCTAAAGAacaaatgttatatattttaagagTGATGGGATATGAAGAgattgataatatttatttccatCCACCAAAAGGatcacatataaaaataaaatttaaaagtatgatatgtatgaataattttttgaaaacttataaaaatacTCCTGATAAATGGAAAGAAGATATGTTCagattttttaatattcctTTGAGAAGTAGTATATCTGTTCGTGATCTTAGAATTGAAAGAGCTGTTCCACGATCATCTGCAGCTGAATttaagaaaatgaaaaaattgaatAAAAGTTATCaagatttatttttatttaaagacAATTTTAATGTATGTGAAGAAAATATGGATACTTTAGATAATATCGAAAAATTAGATTTTCATtatgatacatataataaaaatgtcatattacaaaataaaaatgatattgcATTGAATAAACTTTTAAATGACGATAAAAATAATCTTtctaatatgaaaaatgcaaatataaatattcacgatgaaaattatactacaactaataataataataataataataataatagtaatactaatagtaataataataataataataatagtaataataataataatagtaataaaaataataatatcattttattagaTGACCACCACCaccacaataataataacaatgctGTTGTGAATAATTCATTATCTATACCTGTTTCAGGTATTAATAGTTATTACGCACCTGCTGTAAATGTACATGGTTTTTTAGGAAGTAATAATGCTGTTATGATGAATAAtacaattataaataaaactaATAATGATTTAAATAACCTTTGTAGTAGTAGCACTAGtgcaaaaaattatatgaaagatattaataatagaTTATTTGTAGGAACAaaaattgataataatactttgaatataaatacagATCATTTTAACTCAAAcgttatgaaaaatatacataacaCCCTTACTACAACAACAACTACTActatgataaataaaaatgaaaatgactTAATGAATTACACTAATTtgaatcataataatacaatGTTTGCATCTAGAACTTCATCAGCAAGaaataacaacaacaatattaatattaatactaatagtaataataatattaatagtaataataataataataatattaatagtagtaataataatatgtatctactcaaaaataaaaacttgAATAGAAATGGTTCTATTTTATCGAATCTTAATTTTTTGAACacaaacaataataataataatatcaacaataatcaaaataataatattcttagtagtagtagtgtaaatttaaataacacCAAcatcaataatataaatagtaacactataaataataatacaaactTGAATAGtacaaatataatgaataataatcttttaaacaacaataatatgaataatgttAATAAGGATTTTTTgacaaataattttaatctTAAGAAAAATACACACTATGCTTCTCTTACAAGCAGtggaaataatatgaatttattGAATGAACCATATATTtcatacaataataataatgaaaatattaataatatgaatggtaataatataagtggtaataatattagtggtaataataatatgaacggGCATACTGATAAAAATGTTACATATGTGAAtcctttaaataataatacagatataaatagtaaaaaggaaaataatttacttttattaaattataaaaatagctatttgaataataataataataataatggtaGTAATACATTTTCAAATTGTGGACAAAGAGTTAATCAATTAAAATGTTTAAAcacttataataataaattgaatgaagaattattaaatgaaaaatatataaataatgaggATTTAAAAGATGATttgaaaaatttaattaatatagattttattaatgatatagatatggaatatgaagaaaaacatacatataataacgAAGCTTTTTTAACAACAACAAATTCAAATTTATTACAAAGACATACATATCCAAAAAATTTTCCTTCACTTAATGAAAATACATTACTTACAGTTGTATCTTCTACAtccaataataataatatgaataaaatgaGAGAATATCAAACAACTATTGAcaaatttacatataataatgttatgAATTGTGAAgaacaaaattatatgatgaaTTTTAATCAaacaaatgatgatgataataataacaataacaataacaataataataataataatatatttcaagaTGATTTTACACATACTAATTTACAATtaaatagtagtaataataataaacttCTTCATTTATCTAGTTTTAATAGTAGTACTCCTACTAATGGTGCTATCGTATTAGAtgattttaattattatcaagATGACAAATTTAacttacataataataataagaaaaatttatttacaaattattataattcttgTGAAATGGCTAGTCCAAATtctaatatgaaaaataatcaaaatacaACTTTTAATATGGATGCTACaattaatgataattatacacatcttgaaaatataaaacgtAATCATAACAATAGTTCTAAcattaatatgaataatatgaataataataataataataataattctttatatagAAGTACTTTAAATCcaaaaaattttatgaatGATTTAaacttaaataataattatagcaattttgatgaaaattttcaaggtatcaaaaaaaatgatgataaaatgaGAGATTATGATATTATCAAAGTTAATGATGAGGATAACAAAAATTTTCTAAGTTACCCCTTTCATGCATCATCACACATAGATACTGATCAGAAttttacaaataattatgtaaactttttttaa